The nucleotide sequence GCCTGTTCTCATGCTTATCGGGGAAGGCCGCTGATGCGCGTTCGCGCGACTAGTCTGGCGCCTGGCACCTATGTTAATCGGTTATCACTCGGCGAATGAGTGGGCGGCAAGACTTCAGACAGCCGACCCTTGTTCGCTCGCCCGGAGTGCCGCCGGCGTCGCCGCATCGCGGTAACCGTTCGGATTTTCGCTCTGCCAGCGCCAGGCATCCCGCATGATTTCGTCGAGACCGCGTTCGGCACGCCAGCCGAGATCGCGCTCAGCCCGCGACGCGTCCGCCCAGCATTCGGCCACGTCCCCGGGCCGCCGCGGCGCCATGCGGTATGGCACGTCGCGACCGGCGGCGCGCTCGAAGGCGCGAATCATCTCGAGCACGGAATACCCCCGCCCGGTGCCGAGGTTCCAGGTATGCAACCCGGTCTCGCCGGCAATGGCGTCGAGTGCCGCCCGATGCCCGTCTGCCAGATCCATGACATGGATGTAGTCGCGCACGCCGGTGCCATCGCGGGTGGGATAGTCGTCGCCGTAGACCGCGAGTTCCGGCAGCCGGCCGACGGCGACCTGGCTGATGAACGGCAGCAGATTGTTCGGCCGGCCCTGCGGATCTTCGCCGATGCGTCCGCTTTCATGCGCCCCAACCGGGTTGAAATAGCGCAGCAGCGCGATGGACCAACGCGGATCGGCGGCCTGTAGATCACGCAGCAGCCATTCGATCATCAGCTTCGAGCTGCCATACGGGTTGGTCGGCCGCCCTGTGGGCGCTTGTTCCGACAACGGCATGTCGCGCGATTCGGTATATACCGTGGCCGATGAGCTGAACACGAGCGTGCGCAGATTGGCCCGTTCCATGGCCTGGCACAGGGTCAGCGTTCCGGTCACATTGTTCTCGTAGTAGGCCAGCGGCTTTTCCGTGCTCTCGCCGACGGCCTTGAGGCCCGCGAAATGAATCACGGCATCGATGTTCGAATCGGCGAATACGCGGTCCAGATGCGCGCCGTCGCGGATATCGCCCTCGATGAACGTGATCTCGCCACCCGTCAGTTGCTCGACGCGATTGAGCGACTCACGCGAGGCGTTCGAGAGGTTGTCGTACACCACAACCTCGTGGCCTGCCTCGATCAGCACGAGCGCCGTATGCGAGCCAATAAAACCCGCGCCGCCAGTCAGAAAAACTTTCATTACAAAATCTTCCGTCGTTTGTTTCGTGCCCCGCCCTACCCGCGCAGCGCCACGCTCAGCCCGATCAGGCCGAGCACCCAGACGCCCGCTGCCGCCGCGAACAATAGTTTGGCCGGGATCGTTACGCGACGCCAGACATAGTCGCCCACCAGCACGCCGGCACCGGTATAGACCAGAGCGGCGAACAGCGCCCACCCCAGGTGGCCATCCGTATAGAGCCAGCTGGGCACTCAGCTACCTTCTTCGCGCATGGCGACCAGCGGGCTTTCACCCGCGCGTACGCGCTCGCCGCAACGAACCCGGCATGGCAACGAGGCCGGCACCTCGAGCACGACCGTACTGCCCAGGCGGATACGGCCGATACGCTGGCCACGCTCGACATCCGCGCCCGGCACCACCCAGGTCTCGATGCGACGCGCGGCCAGACTCGTGATCTGGCGCACTGCCACGGGCCCGATAACAGAGTCCAGCGCGGTACGCGTCTGCACCGGACAATTTTTTTCACGCAAAAACGCGAACTCACGCCCCTCGCCATCGGTGTAGCTCGCCCCGAGCCGCTCCACGGCCGCGACCCGGCCGGCGACGGGGCTACGCTGGACATGCATGTCCCAGAATGACAATGCAATGACAATGTAGCGAATACCATCGCGACAGTCCGTGCTGGTCACGAGGCCATCCGCCGGCGCCAGCAACGTCTCCCCAACCGGTATGATCCGCTCGGGATCGCGATCGAAGAAGGCGAGATAACGCGGGTGAAATTGCTTGTCCTTGAGCCAGCCACGGATTTGCGCTTCAGGCCAGCGCTGCCGCGGCGGCAATAGCGGCCGAGTCAGTGGCGACGGATAAGGCCAGTGACGTACGAGCAGTGCCAGAGCCCAGCCCATCACAGCGAGAACGACGAGCTGCGCGGCGAGCATCACGCCACGTCGGCCGGATCTTCAGCGTGCGCGTCCAGCCAGGCCTGGAGTTCTTCGCACGCCTCGCGTACCGCCTCGGGCAGCCTCGACTCGCGGCCACGCGGCCGCTTGATCCGAATGCGGGGCGCCCGTTTGCTGCGGCGTTTTCCGAGGCCGATGATCTCGAAGATACCTTCGAGCGCTGCGGCCGGTGCGGCCAGCAGCGCAGTCTCGGAAATAAGGTGTGCCGCGCTGCGCTTGCTGAGCCGCTGGCGCCGATAGGCATTGTGGATGGCATACCAGGTGAGCGCCCACACCGTGGTCGCGTCGATATCCGGGTCACTTGCGATCGAAGCAAGCAACGAATCGTCGTCATGCTCGAATTTTTCTGCGAGAAATCGTCGCGTATCGGTTTCGTCGAGCACGCGGGACGCGCGCCCGATAAAGCGTTCGAACGGCTCGTAGAACCAGAGCACGCGCGCCGGGGAGAAACGCTCGACCAACGTAGCAATCGAATCAGATTCGCCCCCGGCGACGATAATCACCGACGGCGCCCGCGAGTTGCTAATCACGCCACGTACCACATCGTCCGGCCGCAGGCGCTGGTCCTCGAAGACCCTCGGGTCGAGCGCACGATAAACATCGGTATCGAAATTCGACTCCAACACGTTCACGACCTGGCCGTTGGCGATATCCGGCGTACCCGCCATAAACACGACCAATGGTGTCTCGTTGGAGGCACGCCCGCCCCAGAGCCGTTGATAGAGTCGCTTGCGCAACAGCAATCGTCGGCGACGCTTGCCAGCGGCGGTATCCGGCGTCGGCAAATCGCTGTCGGTCATGTATATGTACTCCGTGACGCCTCTTTGACTCGGGCATTGTAATCGCTAATCGAACCGCTCGCGTGCGAATAAAGCGAAAGACATGCGCATTAAGGCGCTGCTGAAAAACCCGACAAATCTCGGGACAATAGTGGAGAGTGAATAGGAGCCGAACCGATGCGAAGCCCGGACACCGAACAACCGTCGCTGTTTTCGTATTCACAGACGACCGATTTTGTGCCCGCGGATCATCCGTTGCGCCGGATTCGATCGCTGGTCGATGGGGCACTGGAGTCGATGGACGGGACGTTGACGGTCAGCTACTCGCATACGGGCCGCCCGGGTATCGCCCCGGAACGCCTGATCCGGGCCTTATTACTTCAGATCCTGTACTCGATCCGCTCCGAGCGCCAGCTTGTAGAGCAGCTCCGCTACAACATGCTCTTTCGCTGGTTCGTCGGGCTGTCGCTGGATGATGCGGTCTGGGACGCCACCACGTTCACCAAGAACCGCCAGCGGTTCATCGATGGCGCGGTGACCGGTCGGTTGTTGGACGCGGTGGTTGATCAAGCCCGCCAGCGCCGGCTGTTGTCCGACCAGCATTTCTGTGTAGACGGCACGTTGATCGACGCCTGGGCGTCGATGGGCAGCTATCGGCGCAAAGACGAGGACGACGAGCCGCCGAACGGGCCGCCCGACTTCAAGGGCGAGGTGAGGCGTTCTGACACGCATGAATGCAAGACCGACCCCGACGCCCGGCTGTACAAGAAAGCCAAGGGCCAACCCAGCCGGCTGTGTTATATCGGCCACGTGCTGACCGACAATCGCCACGCGCTGGTCGTTGACGCCGAGACCACGCACGCCAGCGGCACCGCCGAAGTCGATGCGGCGCTGGCGATGCTGGATCGAAGACCCGGCCGCCGCCGACTGACGGTGGGCGCCGACAAGAACTACGACCAGCAACGCTTCGTGGAGGGCGCGCGCAAGGCCCGCGTGACGCCGCACGTGGCCCGGAACAACAAGGGACGACGATCAGCGATCGACGCCCGTACGACACGCCACGTTGGCTACGCGAAGTCGATCAATGCCCGTCACCGCGTCGAGACGCCATTCGGCTGGGGCAAATACGCCCGACCGCTGAAGCAGACGATGCGGCGTGGACTGGATCGGGTCGCCGCTCAGGCCAAGCTGGTGTTTGCCAGTTACAACCTGATGCGGATGGCCGCATTGGAGGCCGCATGAGCGCGTTTCGTAGCCGAACTGCGTCTGAAAGCCGGGATTTGCACCCTGCAAGCCCGAAAATTGGACAGAAAATGACCAAGGCCCGAATCCGAACCTACGGCAGACGAGTCTCGGGACATAATTTGGCTTCTATTTCAGCAGCGCCTTAATGAGCTGGATAGGCTTTCGGTAGTGTCGTGCCCAGTACCGGATACCGATCGCGTGATCCCAGTAGTGCTTCTTGCGGCGTTTGCGTTCTTTGTCACTTGGACAATTGGGGTGTTCGTAGAAGTTCATCCACCAGCCACAACCAGCTTCAAACTGATCCCGGCTAGCTTTTTCTGTGGTGCATCCAATCAATTCCCAAAAGCGGGCCTCTTTGGGCTTGGGCAGGCTTCGCGGGTTGCACCACGCCCCGGTGACCGCTATTTCTCCGTTCTTGATCGCGGCGAAACGATCGCTCAATACCTGCATTTTCGATGGCCGGATCAGTAGGTCGGAGTGCCAGAACGCAAAGCTTTTTGCAGAACAGGAAAGCGAACTCGAGCGGAATGTAGAAGAACAGATTGGGCAGCTGAAGCCGCTTGTTGAAATCAACGAGCATTGCTTGGCTGGTCAATTCCTTGGGCGGACCCACGCGCGGGTCAAAACCGACGATTGGCGTCCAGCCGAACGACTGAACGATTTTCTGCTGTACCAGACACCAGTCGTCATTGACGTTCCAGCACAGCCAGCCATGTCCCACGCCATCCAACTCAGCGCGCCAGTCATGGGCGGCCGCACGGATCATATCCAGATCAAGACCGGCAGCGTGGAATATCTCCCAGTTTCCAATCGCAGCCATGTATTGAAGCCGCTCATGGTCCACCTCGTTAACATTGCTCACTCTTGCCGACCCTCATCCACACTACGAATGCGAGTCGATTCAGCGCCCGAAGCGGTTTACACTCTCAGTGCTACAGTACAGTTGGCGCAGCGGCCGTGACTCTGCAGGATACGGTTATGCTGAAGCACGCTAAACTCGTACGTTATCAGATTCTTCATGGCCGGCCGCTCGCTACCGATCAGCCTACCCGTCTTTTTCGAGAATAGAGAAGAATTAAGAGTAGTCACTTGAGATGACACGCGCCGATTATCAAACCGACACATTGGGCGCGTCCCGATTCAGCTTCATTATTCCGGCTTACAACGTTGCTGCATACATCGGCCGATGCCTGGAATCACTGCTGCGCGACCCGGGCACGGATTACGAAGTCATTGTGGTCAACGACGGCTCGACCGACGAGACCGCCACGGCAGCAAGGCACTACTCAGACAATGCGCGTCTAAGCGTCATCGATCAGGCCAACGCAGGCCCCGGTGCAGCACGCAATACCGGCATAGACAGGGCCCGTGGCCGCTATCTGATGTTCGTCGACGGTGACGACTGGATCGAACCGGACACGCTCAACGTCTTTCGCCAGACGCTGGCTGAGTGCCCCGAATGTGACTTGATGGTGTTTGGCTTTTACGAGGTCTACGGGTCCGACCGGCATACGCACGATTGTGTCGCCGATTTCTGGAAGATCACGAACTCGCCATGCAACAAGCTGTTCCGGAGCGATCTTTTCGACGGGCTGCGCTTCGACCCCACGATCTGGTACGAGGACCTTGCGATCGTACCCTGCCTGTTCGCCCGAGCGCGCCGTCCCGAGACGGTGCCTCGTTATCTCTATAATTACCAACGCGACCGTGAAAGCTCGATCATGAACACGGTCGATTACCGTCGTGTATTCGATCTGCCACTCGCAGCCAGACGCTGCGTGTCGCGAATACGGCAAGACGAGGCGAGCGGGCGCATCGCGCCAACCGCGCCCCGCTTCGGCGCGGACTGGGAGCGCCGATTCCTCACGATCGAGATCTACATCGTCGGGGTACTGCATCGTAGTATACGGATCACTGATCGCCGAGAACGGCGCGCCTATATCGATCGGATGATGGAATTGATTCCGGACCGCAGTGAGATCAGCCCGTCGGTGGTTAGGGAACGCTATGGCTGCAAGATGGCCTTGGGAAGCTGGTTCTATCGAACTGGCCATACCGGTATCGCGCACTTCATTCTGCACGACACCGGAGCCGCAAAGCGCCGCCTACTGGCTTTATTCCAAACGACGGGCGAGTAGTGTAGGCCGACGGACTGGACTGACTCAGGCGCTGCGGGCCTGCTTTGCGGCGCACGATCGTATCGAACGCGCCAAGCGTTAGCTGTGAACCCTGGCAATACCTCGCCACCCGCGTCTCACAATGGCATATACTGGAATATTACATACGGCAGGATACCGGGCCGCGGTCGAAGGGATAGCAGGACAATAAATCCACACTGGAACCGCAATGCACAGGCATCGACTCAAACCCCGTGAACTCGGTTTCGCCTACACCGCGCATCGCATGGCCGACCACGTGGCGGCAACGCTCAATAGCAACCAGTTGTTTTCGATTCGCGACGATGAGGTCCTAAAGGAGGGCCGTCGTCTCGTTGATTTCAAGTATTTCAACGTTCGGCCATGGATCGTCGAGAACATCAAACGCGCACTCCGTCTCGGGTTACAGAATACGCACGAGCGACGGGTACTGGACCTCGGTACCG is from Salinisphaera sp. LB1 and encodes:
- the galE gene encoding UDP-glucose 4-epimerase GalE, which produces MKVFLTGGAGFIGSHTALVLIEAGHEVVVYDNLSNASRESLNRVEQLTGGEITFIEGDIRDGAHLDRVFADSNIDAVIHFAGLKAVGESTEKPLAYYENNVTGTLTLCQAMERANLRTLVFSSSATVYTESRDMPLSEQAPTGRPTNPYGSSKLMIEWLLRDLQAADPRWSIALLRYFNPVGAHESGRIGEDPQGRPNNLLPFISQVAVGRLPELAVYGDDYPTRDGTGVRDYIHVMDLADGHRAALDAIAGETGLHTWNLGTGRGYSVLEMIRAFERAAGRDVPYRMAPRRPGDVAECWADASRAERDLGWRAERGLDEIMRDAWRWQSENPNGYRDAATPAALRASEQGSAV
- a CDS encoding phosphatidylserine decarboxylase, with the protein product MLAAQLVVLAVMGWALALLVRHWPYPSPLTRPLLPPRQRWPEAQIRGWLKDKQFHPRYLAFFDRDPERIIPVGETLLAPADGLVTSTDCRDGIRYIVIALSFWDMHVQRSPVAGRVAAVERLGASYTDGEGREFAFLREKNCPVQTRTALDSVIGPVAVRQITSLAARRIETWVVPGADVERGQRIGRIRLGSTVVLEVPASLPCRVRCGERVRAGESPLVAMREEGS
- a CDS encoding IS5 family transposase → MRSPDTEQPSLFSYSQTTDFVPADHPLRRIRSLVDGALESMDGTLTVSYSHTGRPGIAPERLIRALLLQILYSIRSERQLVEQLRYNMLFRWFVGLSLDDAVWDATTFTKNRQRFIDGAVTGRLLDAVVDQARQRRLLSDQHFCVDGTLIDAWASMGSYRRKDEDDEPPNGPPDFKGEVRRSDTHECKTDPDARLYKKAKGQPSRLCYIGHVLTDNRHALVVDAETTHASGTAEVDAALAMLDRRPGRRRLTVGADKNYDQQRFVEGARKARVTPHVARNNKGRRSAIDARTTRHVGYAKSINARHRVETPFGWGKYARPLKQTMRRGLDRVAAQAKLVFASYNLMRMAALEAA
- a CDS encoding glycosyltransferase family A protein, whose product is MTRADYQTDTLGASRFSFIIPAYNVAAYIGRCLESLLRDPGTDYEVIVVNDGSTDETATAARHYSDNARLSVIDQANAGPGAARNTGIDRARGRYLMFVDGDDWIEPDTLNVFRQTLAECPECDLMVFGFYEVYGSDRHTHDCVADFWKITNSPCNKLFRSDLFDGLRFDPTIWYEDLAIVPCLFARARRPETVPRYLYNYQRDRESSIMNTVDYRRVFDLPLAARRCVSRIRQDEASGRIAPTAPRFGADWERRFLTIEIYIVGVLHRSIRITDRRERRAYIDRMMELIPDRSEISPSVVRERYGCKMALGSWFYRTGHTGIAHFILHDTGAAKRRLLALFQTTGE